One Alkalibaculum bacchi DNA window includes the following coding sequences:
- the thiE gene encoding thiamine phosphate synthase has product MMLLYAVTDRAWVGKQTLMEQVEDAIKGGITCVQLREKELDQEAFLAEAMEMKALCSRYGVPLIINDNVEIAIKCNADGIHVGQKDMETGSVRSLVGDNMIIGVSVQTVEQALAAEKAGADYLGVGAVFSTKTKLDANTISHETLKEICKAVSIPIVAIGGISKSNILELSGTGVDGAALVSAIFGVIDIELECKSLRLLSQKMVKSEQ; this is encoded by the coding sequence ATGATGTTACTTTATGCTGTAACTGACCGTGCATGGGTAGGTAAGCAAACATTAATGGAACAAGTAGAAGATGCCATTAAGGGTGGCATAACTTGTGTTCAATTGCGGGAAAAAGAACTAGACCAAGAAGCATTTCTTGCGGAGGCAATGGAGATGAAGGCTTTATGCTCTCGCTACGGTGTTCCTCTCATTATCAATGACAATGTAGAAATTGCTATAAAATGTAATGCAGATGGCATACATGTAGGACAAAAAGATATGGAAACGGGAAGTGTTCGTTCTTTAGTTGGAGACAACATGATCATTGGCGTTTCAGTACAGACCGTAGAACAGGCACTTGCTGCCGAAAAAGCAGGAGCAGATTATCTGGGTGTTGGCGCAGTATTTTCTACAAAAACAAAACTCGATGCCAATACAATATCCCATGAGACCTTAAAAGAAATCTGTAAGGCAGTATCTATTCCTATTGTTGCCATTGGAGGCATTAGTAAATCGAATATTTTGGAGCTGTCAGGTACAGGTGTAGATGGAGCAGCCCTTGTTTCCGCAATTTTTGGGGTAATAGATATCGAGTTAGAGTGCAAATCTCTCAGATTGCTCTCACAAAAAATGGTGAAGTCTGAACAATAG
- the adhE gene encoding bifunctional acetaldehyde-CoA/alcohol dehydrogenase yields the protein MSEKKIKEEKVVVNNGLVNSVETLKAKIAEVKEAQRIFSTYTQEQVDAIFLATATAATQQRIPLAKMAVEDTGMGVVEDKVIKNHFASEYIYNAYKNTQTVGVIDEDKAFGFKKIIEPIGVLAAVIPTTNPTSTAIFKCLLALKTRNGIIFSPHPGAKRCTIAAVKVCLDAAVAAGAPKGILAWIDEPSIDLSIEVMKDADMVLATGGPGMVKSAYSSGKPAVGVGNGNTPALIDDSADVLMAVSSIIASKTFDNGTICASEQSSVILSSVYDKAIKEFAYRGCYIMNNDEKEKVRKVILNANGGINAKIVGRSPYQIAQLAGFECPKEAKILIGEVTEVDVTLEPFAHEKLSPILAIYKANNFDQALDIVDRLVTDGGIGHTSVIYADPVKATDKIKKFEERIKTCRILINTPSSHGGIGDLYNFRLLPSLTLGCGTWAGNSVSENVGIKDLINVKTVAERRENMLWLRTPEKVYFKKGSTPVALAELKDVYSSKKVFIVTDTFLYKSGATKAVTDQLDDYGITHTTFYDVAPDPTLATANKGVAAMRAFEPDCIIAIGGGSAMDAAKIMWIMYEHPEAEFTDLAMRFMDIRKRVYTFPKMGEKAILICIATTSGTGSEVTPFAIITDEQTQIKYSLADYNILPTIAISDADNMMNQPKGLTAASGIDVLTHAIEAYVSTFATDYTNGFALTAAKLVFEYLPRAYKYGAEDVEAREKMSNASTLAALAFSNAFLGINHSLAHKLGANFHVPHGIANALLMTNVMKYNATEAPKMATFSQYKYPQALKRYAEVAAYVGISGKTDQEKFDGLVAKIEELKATINIPKSIKEFGVDEKEFMAKVDAMAEQAFDDQCTGANPRYPLISELKELYIQSFK from the coding sequence ATGTCAGAGAAAAAAATTAAAGAAGAAAAAGTAGTAGTAAACAACGGCTTGGTAAACAGCGTAGAGACATTAAAAGCAAAAATTGCAGAAGTAAAAGAAGCTCAAAGAATATTTTCAACTTATACTCAAGAGCAAGTTGATGCAATATTCTTAGCAACAGCTACAGCAGCTACCCAACAAAGAATTCCTTTAGCAAAAATGGCAGTAGAAGACACTGGCATGGGTGTAGTCGAAGACAAAGTAATCAAAAATCATTTTGCTTCAGAATACATATACAATGCATATAAGAACACTCAAACAGTTGGCGTTATTGATGAAGATAAAGCATTTGGTTTCAAAAAGATTATTGAGCCAATTGGTGTTTTAGCAGCTGTTATACCTACAACCAATCCGACATCAACAGCTATTTTTAAATGCCTTTTAGCTTTAAAAACTAGAAATGGTATCATCTTCTCTCCACATCCAGGTGCTAAAAGATGTACTATTGCAGCGGTAAAAGTTTGTCTAGATGCAGCTGTTGCAGCTGGTGCTCCAAAAGGAATTTTAGCATGGATCGATGAACCATCTATTGATTTATCAATAGAAGTTATGAAAGACGCAGATATGGTACTTGCAACAGGTGGTCCTGGAATGGTTAAATCAGCTTATTCATCTGGAAAACCAGCTGTAGGTGTAGGTAATGGTAATACTCCTGCGTTAATCGATGACAGTGCAGATGTCCTTATGGCTGTTAGCTCAATCATCGCTTCTAAAACATTTGATAATGGTACAATTTGTGCTTCTGAACAATCTTCAGTTATTCTAAGTAGCGTTTATGATAAAGCTATTAAAGAGTTCGCTTACAGAGGCTGCTACATAATGAATAATGATGAAAAAGAAAAGGTAAGAAAAGTTATCTTAAACGCTAATGGCGGTATCAATGCAAAAATCGTTGGTAGAAGCCCTTATCAAATAGCACAATTAGCTGGATTTGAGTGTCCAAAAGAAGCAAAGATTCTTATTGGAGAAGTAACGGAAGTAGATGTTACACTTGAGCCATTTGCACATGAAAAACTTTCTCCTATACTTGCTATATACAAAGCGAACAACTTCGATCAAGCTTTAGATATAGTAGATAGACTTGTAACTGACGGTGGAATAGGACACACTTCTGTAATTTACGCTGATCCTGTAAAAGCTACTGATAAAATAAAGAAATTTGAAGAAAGAATTAAAACATGCCGTATTTTAATTAATACTCCTTCTTCTCATGGCGGTATTGGTGACCTTTATAACTTTAGACTTCTTCCATCATTAACACTAGGCTGCGGAACTTGGGCAGGTAACTCCGTATCTGAAAACGTTGGAATAAAAGATTTAATAAATGTTAAAACCGTCGCTGAGAGGAGAGAAAATATGCTTTGGTTAAGAACTCCTGAAAAGGTTTACTTCAAGAAAGGTTCTACACCTGTAGCCCTTGCTGAATTAAAAGATGTATACAGCTCTAAAAAGGTATTTATTGTAACAGATACATTCTTATATAAGAGTGGCGCCACTAAAGCAGTTACAGATCAATTAGATGACTATGGCATTACTCATACTACATTCTACGATGTAGCTCCAGATCCAACTTTAGCGACTGCAAACAAAGGTGTTGCAGCTATGAGAGCTTTTGAACCAGATTGTATTATTGCAATCGGTGGAGGTTCTGCTATGGATGCTGCTAAGATTATGTGGATTATGTACGAACATCCAGAAGCTGAATTTACTGATTTAGCAATGAGATTTATGGATATTAGAAAGAGAGTATACACATTCCCTAAGATGGGCGAAAAAGCTATCCTGATTTGTATCGCAACAACATCAGGTACTGGTTCTGAAGTAACTCCATTTGCTATTATTACTGATGAACAAACACAAATTAAATACTCACTAGCTGATTATAATATATTACCAACAATCGCAATAAGTGATGCTGACAATATGATGAACCAACCAAAAGGCTTAACAGCAGCTTCTGGTATTGACGTATTAACTCATGCAATAGAAGCTTATGTTTCAACATTTGCTACTGACTACACAAATGGATTTGCTTTAACAGCAGCAAAACTAGTTTTTGAATATTTACCAAGAGCATACAAATATGGCGCAGAAGATGTAGAAGCTCGTGAAAAAATGTCTAATGCATCTACTCTTGCAGCTCTTGCCTTCTCTAATGCATTCCTAGGTATTAACCACTCTTTAGCACATAAACTAGGAGCAAACTTCCATGTACCACATGGTATTGCAAATGCATTATTGATGACAAATGTTATGAAATACAATGCTACAGAAGCTCCAAAAATGGCTACTTTCTCTCAATACAAGTATCCTCAAGCATTAAAACGCTATGCTGAAGTTGCTGCATATGTAGGAATATCAGGCAAGACCGATCAAGAAAAATTTGATGGTTTAGTAGCAAAAATAGAAGAATTAAAAGCAACTATCAATATTCCTAAGTCTATTAAAGAATTCGGAGTAGACGAAAAAGAATTCATGGCTAAAGTTGATGCAATGGCTGAACAAGCATTTGATGATCAATGTACAGGTGCAAACCCAAGATACCCACTCATCAGCGAACTTAAAGAATTATATATTCAATCATTTAAATAA
- the thiW gene encoding energy coupling factor transporter S component ThiW, which translates to MKNNEIKKLSIAGILCTIAIVGSLFSFPVFGSKCAPIQHMVNIICAVILGPWYGVGVAFVASFLRNLLGLGSLMAFPGSMFGALLCGIVYYKTKNISLTLIAEAFGTSILGGLSAYPVAILLMGKSAGDIAFYAYIVPFLISTVGGAFFSAILLSSLKKTGLHKTMTQEEGGIHNA; encoded by the coding sequence ATGAAAAATAATGAAATAAAAAAATTGTCTATTGCTGGAATTTTATGTACCATTGCCATTGTTGGTAGCTTATTCTCTTTTCCCGTATTTGGAAGTAAATGTGCTCCTATTCAGCATATGGTAAATATTATCTGTGCTGTAATATTAGGACCTTGGTATGGTGTAGGCGTAGCTTTTGTAGCAAGTTTCCTTCGGAATCTTCTTGGACTCGGTAGCCTTATGGCTTTTCCAGGAAGTATGTTTGGCGCTTTGCTGTGCGGAATTGTATACTACAAAACAAAAAACATATCCTTAACTTTGATTGCTGAAGCCTTTGGTACGTCTATACTTGGAGGATTGAGTGCTTACCCTGTTGCCATACTTTTAATGGGTAAAAGTGCTGGAGATATTGCTTTTTATGCTTATATTGTACCGTTTCTGATCTCAACAGTAGGTGGTGCCTTTTTTTCTGCAATTCTCTTAAGTTCTTTAAAGAAAACAGGACTACACAAGACAATGACTCAAGAGGAGGGGGGGATTCATAATGCTTAG
- the thiM gene encoding hydroxyethylthiazole kinase translates to MLREILENVKRTSPLVHNITNYVTVNDCANILIACGGSPIMADDIDEVEDITRICGGLNINIGTLNQRTIPAMLAAGKRANQLSHPIVLDPVGAGASALRTKTAMELIEHIEFTVIRGNASEIKTLALGQGTTRGVDADLSDSITKDSLEQAISFAKDFSRKTGSIIAITGAIDLVAYNEKAYCIYNGHPMMRSITGTGCQLSALIAAFITANPDKLLEATVAAICAMGFCGEKAYKRLKGEDGNASYRNYIIDAIYNLDGDELERGARYEMY, encoded by the coding sequence ATGCTTAGAGAAATTCTTGAAAATGTAAAAAGAACTTCTCCTTTGGTTCACAATATTACAAACTATGTAACGGTTAATGATTGTGCAAATATCCTTATTGCTTGTGGTGGTTCGCCTATCATGGCAGATGATATTGATGAGGTAGAGGATATTACAAGGATTTGCGGTGGATTAAATATTAATATCGGAACACTAAACCAGCGGACCATTCCTGCTATGCTTGCAGCAGGAAAGAGGGCAAACCAGCTTAGTCATCCTATTGTATTAGATCCAGTAGGTGCTGGGGCATCAGCCCTTCGAACAAAAACAGCTATGGAACTTATAGAACACATTGAGTTTACTGTCATTCGTGGTAATGCTTCAGAAATTAAAACTTTAGCTTTAGGCCAAGGCACTACTAGAGGGGTGGATGCTGACTTATCCGACAGCATAACGAAAGACAGCCTAGAGCAAGCCATATCCTTTGCAAAAGACTTTTCAAGGAAAACCGGCTCAATCATAGCTATTACTGGCGCCATTGATCTAGTGGCTTACAATGAAAAAGCATACTGCATCTATAATGGTCATCCTATGATGAGGAGTATTACAGGAACAGGTTGTCAGCTTTCTGCTCTAATTGCAGCCTTTATAACAGCAAACCCAGATAAGCTTCTTGAAGCAACAGTAGCTGCTATTTGTGCTATGGGATTCTGCGGAGAAAAAGCTTATAAACGATTAAAAGGTGAAGACGGAAATGCAAGTTATCGCAATTACATCATTGATGCTATTTACAATCTTGATGGTGATGAACTAGAGCGGGGTGCTAGATATGAAATGTATTAA
- a CDS encoding SGNH/GDSL hydrolase family protein, whose amino-acid sequence MSNKIKKRILCYGDSNTFGFVPLTGRRYTKKERWTGVLQQLLGSDYKIIEEGLCGRTTVFDDPFDSNRNGRKMIIPCIETHQPLDLIIIMLGSNDLKKEFNAEPSDIARGVRELAKMAIEWLRENSNANACTKILLVSPIHIGKAIETSLFGEEFEYVESYEKCLQLASQFQMIAEELGVEFMDAALAAKPSEEDGLHLTKEEHRNLADAFAKRVKEIVE is encoded by the coding sequence ATGAGCAATAAAATTAAAAAGCGAATACTATGTTACGGTGACTCTAATACTTTTGGGTTTGTTCCCCTTACTGGAAGAAGGTATACTAAGAAAGAACGCTGGACAGGCGTATTACAGCAATTATTAGGATCTGATTATAAAATTATTGAAGAAGGATTATGTGGCAGAACTACGGTTTTCGATGATCCCTTTGATAGTAATCGAAACGGAAGAAAAATGATTATTCCGTGTATTGAAACTCATCAACCATTAGATTTAATTATCATTATGCTTGGAAGTAATGATCTTAAAAAAGAGTTTAATGCAGAGCCTTCTGATATAGCAAGAGGGGTAAGGGAGTTAGCTAAAATGGCCATTGAATGGCTAAGAGAAAATAGCAATGCGAATGCATGCACAAAAATATTGCTTGTTTCACCAATACATATAGGAAAAGCAATAGAAACATCCCTATTTGGCGAAGAGTTTGAATATGTAGAATCCTACGAGAAATGTTTGCAATTGGCATCACAATTTCAAATGATTGCAGAAGAACTAGGTGTAGAATTTATGGATGCTGCATTAGCAGCCAAACCATCGGAAGAAGATGGACTACATCTGACAAAAGAAGAGCATAGAAACTTAGCGGATGCCTTTGCAAAGAGAGTTAAGGAAATAGTAGAATAA
- the thiC gene encoding phosphomethylpyrimidine synthase ThiC: MSYKTQMEAAKKGIITEEMKVVAKKEQFSEEKLRDLVAYGRIAIPANSNHKSLSPEGIGEGLRTKINVNLGVSGDCIDHTQEMQKVKMAIDLGAEAIMDLSNYGKTNTFRQQLISYSKAMIGTVPMYDAIGYLEKDLAKISATDFLKVIEAHAKQGVDFMTIHAGINKKAVESFKRTNRLTNIVSRGGSLIFAWMEMTGNENPFYEYYDDILVILRQYDVTISLGDALRPGSINDSTDAGQISELIELGSLTKRAWERDVQVMVEGPGHMAMNEIAANMALQKRLCYGAPFYVLGPIVTDIAPGYDHITSAIGSAIAASHGADFLCYVTPAEHLRLPDLGDVKEGIIASKIAAHAADIAKGIPNAREWDNKMSDARRRIDWEEMFSLAIDGKKAREYFESTPPSDDESCSMCGKMCAMRTTNKVLKGEKVEFL, translated from the coding sequence ATGTCTTACAAAACTCAAATGGAAGCAGCTAAAAAAGGTATTATTACAGAAGAAATGAAGGTAGTCGCAAAAAAAGAACAATTCTCAGAGGAGAAGCTTAGAGACTTAGTGGCATATGGTAGGATAGCAATACCAGCGAACTCAAATCACAAATCTTTAAGCCCAGAAGGAATTGGAGAAGGACTAAGAACTAAAATTAATGTAAATTTAGGGGTATCTGGAGATTGTATTGATCACACACAAGAGATGCAAAAGGTAAAAATGGCCATAGATTTAGGTGCAGAAGCGATTATGGATTTAAGTAATTACGGCAAAACCAATACTTTTCGACAACAACTCATCTCTTATTCCAAGGCGATGATTGGTACTGTACCTATGTATGACGCCATAGGCTATCTTGAAAAAGATCTCGCAAAAATATCTGCTACAGATTTTCTAAAGGTCATTGAAGCTCATGCAAAGCAGGGTGTAGATTTTATGACAATACATGCAGGTATCAATAAAAAGGCAGTTGAAAGTTTTAAGCGCACAAACAGATTGACCAATATCGTCTCTCGTGGTGGTTCTTTGATTTTTGCTTGGATGGAAATGACAGGTAATGAAAATCCTTTTTACGAATATTACGATGACATTTTAGTGATCCTTAGACAGTACGATGTAACCATTAGTTTAGGAGATGCATTAAGACCAGGAAGCATTAACGATAGTACAGATGCTGGACAAATTAGTGAATTAATCGAACTAGGAAGCTTAACAAAGCGAGCTTGGGAGAGAGATGTTCAAGTTATGGTAGAAGGACCAGGTCATATGGCAATGAATGAAATTGCAGCAAATATGGCTCTTCAAAAAAGGCTTTGTTATGGGGCGCCATTTTATGTTTTAGGACCAATCGTTACAGATATAGCACCTGGATATGATCATATTACATCAGCTATTGGTAGTGCAATTGCGGCATCTCATGGAGCGGATTTCTTGTGTTATGTAACACCTGCAGAGCATTTGCGCTTACCAGATTTAGGAGATGTGAAAGAAGGAATTATTGCATCAAAAATTGCTGCTCATGCAGCTGATATTGCAAAGGGAATACCAAATGCACGTGAGTGGGATAATAAAATGAGCGATGCAAGGCGACGAATTGATTGGGAAGAGATGTTTTCCCTTGCTATAGATGGTAAAAAGGCAAGAGAGTATTTCGAAAGCACGCCTCCTTCTGACGATGAAAGTTGTTCTATGTGCGGAAAAATGTGCGCTATGAGAACAACGAATAAGGTTTTAAAAGGTGAAAAGGTTGAGTTTTTATAA
- a CDS encoding GntR family transcriptional regulator, with product MHIIINNSSMIPIYEQIMDQIKTAIINEDLLEGDVLPSVRGLAKELKISALTVKKAYDHLEQEGFTTTVHGKGTFVAETNKELLKEEHRKELEWNLEQAIFKGRRCGLRDEEIRNLFELIMEE from the coding sequence ATGCATATTATAATAAACAATTCATCCATGATACCCATCTACGAACAGATAATGGATCAGATTAAAACAGCAATTATTAATGAAGATTTACTTGAAGGGGATGTTTTACCTTCGGTTCGAGGATTGGCAAAGGAATTAAAAATAAGTGCTCTTACAGTCAAGAAGGCATATGACCATCTTGAACAAGAGGGTTTTACAACAACTGTTCACGGCAAGGGTACATTTGTAGCAGAGACGAATAAAGAATTACTCAAAGAAGAACATCGAAAAGAGCTCGAATGGAATTTAGAACAGGCAATTTTCAAAGGAAGAAGATGTGGTTTAAGGGATGAAGAAATTCGCAATTTATTTGAACTTATTATGGAGGAATAA
- a CDS encoding FMN-dependent NADH-azoreductase, giving the protein MKKLLYIIANSKAEEQSSSRTVSRALVNTILEKVPNVELEELNLYEEHIPQLKGCYFQSRSTIVSSEARNKLTAEEQKEVAKVEHLCDQFKAADIYVLAAPMWSLSFPAPVKEYLDCIIQSGKTITFEGNKPHGLMDDKKRVFIYVQSSGGNIPWILKSALSKGLNYVEDIMKFIGISTFDELLVDGTGTTEEERQNAIKTATDKIPHLVEKLL; this is encoded by the coding sequence ATGAAAAAATTACTTTATATTATTGCAAACTCGAAGGCTGAAGAGCAGTCTTCAAGTAGGACAGTTAGTAGAGCATTAGTAAATACAATCTTAGAGAAAGTTCCAAATGTGGAATTGGAGGAACTAAATCTGTACGAAGAACACATTCCTCAATTAAAAGGTTGCTATTTTCAAAGTAGAAGTACCATTGTTAGTTCAGAGGCAAGAAATAAGCTTACTGCAGAGGAACAAAAGGAGGTTGCCAAAGTAGAACATCTTTGTGATCAATTTAAGGCAGCTGATATTTATGTTCTAGCAGCTCCAATGTGGAGCCTATCATTTCCAGCTCCAGTAAAGGAATATCTAGATTGTATTATACAGTCTGGAAAAACAATTACCTTTGAAGGAAACAAACCACATGGTCTTATGGATGATAAGAAAAGAGTATTTATTTATGTTCAATCTTCTGGTGGCAATATTCCATGGATTCTAAAATCAGCTCTTTCTAAAGGTCTAAACTATGTTGAAGATATTATGAAATTTATTGGTATCAGTACTTTTGATGAATTATTGGTAGATGGCACAGGAACAACAGAAGAAGAACGCCAAAACGCAATAAAAACGGCTACAGACAAAATACCACATCTCGTTGAAAAACTGCTGTAG
- the thiD gene encoding bifunctional hydroxymethylpyrimidine kinase/phosphomethylpyrimidine kinase has product MKTALTIAGSDSSGGAGIQADIKTMITNGVYAMSAITALTAQNTVGVQGVLEVTPDFLAMQIDSVFNDIRPDAVKIGMVSSTELISTIADKLIHYKAENIVVDPVMVATSGSKLITDDAISALKEKLLPLATVVTPNIPEAEVLSSMKIESAADMIKAAEMISKAYNCAVLCKGGHNMNDANDLLYSSGEYRWFYGKRIGNSNTHGTGCTLSSAIASNLAKGEDLSISVEKAKNYISAALSDMLDLGAGSGPLNHAFDL; this is encoded by the coding sequence ATGAAAACAGCATTGACCATCGCTGGAAGCGATTCAAGTGGGGGAGCTGGTATTCAAGCAGATATTAAGACAATGATCACAAATGGAGTTTATGCTATGAGTGCAATTACAGCTCTTACTGCGCAAAATACAGTAGGTGTTCAAGGTGTTTTGGAAGTAACGCCAGACTTTCTTGCTATGCAGATTGACAGTGTGTTTAATGATATTCGCCCGGATGCAGTAAAGATTGGTATGGTGTCTTCTACAGAACTCATTTCCACTATTGCAGACAAACTGATTCATTACAAGGCAGAAAATATCGTTGTTGATCCTGTAATGGTAGCAACCAGCGGTTCTAAGCTTATTACTGATGATGCAATAAGTGCACTAAAAGAAAAATTGTTGCCCCTTGCCACTGTTGTAACGCCAAATATTCCAGAGGCTGAGGTGCTTTCATCTATGAAGATAGAAAGTGCTGCTGATATGATAAAAGCAGCAGAAATGATCAGCAAAGCTTACAATTGTGCAGTTCTTTGCAAGGGCGGGCACAATATGAATGATGCCAATGATTTATTGTACAGTAGTGGAGAATATCGTTGGTTCTATGGAAAACGAATTGGTAATTCAAATACTCACGGTACAGGTTGTACCCTTTCTAGCGCAATCGCTTCTAATCTTGCCAAGGGAGAAGACTTGTCTATATCTGTAGAAAAAGCAAAGAATTATATTTCTGCTGCTTTATCGGATATGCTCGATTTAGGTGCGGGAAGTGGTCCATTAAACCATGCTTTTGATTTATGA
- a CDS encoding ATP-binding cassette domain-containing protein, whose amino-acid sequence MLIVNNLIKNYDGFSLNCSLNVLPGSITGLIGKNGSGKSTTFKAALGLIHIDGGSIEILGKDLKQITNKDKQKLGVALSDSGFNTYLTIQDITYILKNMYDEYDNEKFLAQCGQFGLPQNKKIKEFSTGMKAKLKIIVAMSHNASLLILDEPTVGLDVMARDELLDLLRNYMAEDDSRSILISSHISSDLESLCDDIYMIHDGKIILHEETDILLSDYALLKLDQNQFEQLDKQYIVKYKKETYGYSCLTNQKQFYLENYPDIIIEKGNIDNLITMISRGVKI is encoded by the coding sequence ATGCTAATAGTCAACAATTTAATTAAAAATTATGATGGATTTTCTTTAAATTGCTCTCTAAACGTTTTACCAGGATCTATTACAGGATTGATTGGAAAAAATGGTTCTGGAAAAAGCACAACTTTTAAAGCCGCACTGGGTTTAATACATATCGATGGTGGTAGTATAGAAATTTTAGGCAAAGACCTTAAACAGATTACAAATAAAGATAAACAAAAACTTGGTGTTGCCCTATCGGACTCTGGCTTTAACACATATCTTACGATACAAGATATTACGTATATATTAAAAAATATGTACGATGAATATGATAATGAGAAGTTCCTTGCTCAATGTGGTCAATTCGGTTTACCACAAAATAAGAAAATCAAGGAATTTTCCACAGGAATGAAAGCAAAGTTAAAGATAATAGTGGCAATGAGTCATAATGCAAGTTTATTGATTTTAGATGAGCCTACAGTAGGCCTTGATGTAATGGCTCGTGACGAATTACTTGATCTATTACGAAATTATATGGCGGAAGATGATAGTCGTTCTATTCTTATTAGTTCCCATATTTCATCTGATTTAGAAAGCTTGTGCGATGATATTTACATGATACATGATGGAAAGATTATTTTGCACGAAGAAACAGATATCCTACTGAGTGACTATGCATTATTGAAATTAGATCAAAATCAGTTTGAGCAACTAGATAAACAATACATCGTAAAGTATAAAAAAGAAACCTATGGATACAGTTGCTTAACAAACCAAAAACAGTTTTATTTAGAAAACTATCCAGATATTATAATTGAAAAGGGAAATATCGACAATCTTATTACAATGATAAGTAGAGGTGTTAAAATATGA
- a CDS encoding ABC-2 transporter permease has protein sequence MRGMLTKDIRLMLQQKKFFIFLIFIAIFINYGSDDYFIIGYLTFACSIFVLSTMSYDEYDNCYPFLMTLPVDRKSYVKEKFLFGLLLGAVAWIVGVVISLGSHIIRTQDLAYTEFFLMAVIYIPIFMILLSITIPFQLKFGGEKSRIVMLGTVGAVFLVVHLLIKLAENMGVDIDAIENALSAVHIGLINAALILVAVVGLMISYMISSAIMEKKDF, from the coding sequence ATGAGAGGAATGCTAACTAAGGATATAAGGCTAATGCTTCAACAAAAGAAATTTTTTATTTTCTTAATTTTTATTGCTATATTTATAAATTATGGTTCTGATGATTATTTTATAATAGGGTACTTAACTTTTGCTTGCTCCATTTTTGTACTGAGTACTATGAGCTATGATGAATACGATAATTGTTATCCGTTTTTAATGACTTTACCTGTTGATAGAAAATCCTATGTAAAAGAAAAGTTCCTCTTTGGACTCTTGTTAGGCGCAGTTGCATGGATTGTAGGAGTTGTAATATCTCTAGGATCTCATATTATTAGGACTCAAGATCTTGCATATACAGAATTCTTTCTAATGGCCGTTATTTACATACCAATTTTTATGATATTACTATCCATTACAATCCCATTTCAACTAAAGTTTGGTGGGGAAAAAAGTAGAATTGTTATGTTAGGAACAGTTGGCGCTGTATTTTTAGTCGTTCATTTGTTAATTAAACTAGCAGAAAATATGGGTGTAGATATTGATGCAATAGAAAATGCGCTATCTGCTGTTCATATAGGTCTCATTAACGCAGCTCTAATTCTAGTTGCAGTTGTAGGCTTGATGATTTCTTATATGATAAGTTCTGCAATTATGGAGAAGAAAGATTTTTAA